In Afipia sp. GAS231, a single window of DNA contains:
- a CDS encoding ribonuclease T: MVAAAGMASAQDRRQNTPGEFDFYVLSLSWSPSFCEQASERGNNGRSGAQCAGRPFSFVVHGLWPQYERGFPEYCQRSAEWLDRNIMTSMLDLMPAPGLIFNEWKKHGTCSGLGGRAYFETIRKARAAVKIPEEFLQLSEPKTIAPDDIEAAFIKVNPGLSPSAVSVTCDSKRLGEVRICLSKDLQFRSCEEIDRRACRRDQVLMPPVRGG, encoded by the coding sequence ATGGTCGCTGCCGCCGGGATGGCGTCCGCCCAGGACCGCCGGCAAAATACCCCGGGTGAATTCGATTTCTATGTGCTGTCGCTGTCCTGGTCGCCCTCGTTCTGCGAGCAGGCTTCCGAACGCGGCAATAACGGCCGGTCCGGCGCCCAGTGCGCCGGCCGGCCCTTCTCGTTCGTGGTGCACGGCCTGTGGCCGCAATATGAGCGCGGCTTTCCCGAATATTGCCAGCGGTCGGCGGAATGGCTCGATCGCAACATCATGACCTCGATGCTGGACCTGATGCCGGCGCCCGGCCTGATCTTCAATGAATGGAAGAAGCACGGCACCTGTTCGGGTCTCGGCGGCCGGGCCTATTTCGAGACCATCCGCAAAGCCCGCGCGGCGGTGAAAATCCCCGAGGAATTCCTGCAATTGTCGGAACCGAAAACCATCGCCCCTGACGACATCGAGGCGGCCTTCATCAAGGTCAATCCCGGCCTGAGCCCTTCGGCGGTTTCGGTGACCTGTGACTCCAAGCGCCTCGGCGAAGTCCGGATCTGCCTCAGCAAGGATCTCCAGTTCCGCTCCTGCGAGGAAATCGACCGCCGCGCCTGCCGGCGCGACCAGGTGCTGATGCCGCCGGTACGGGGCGGGTAA
- a CDS encoding DUF3617 family protein — protein MTRQLLAFGSALCLLALSPANAASAVELPVRKAGLWEMKVLHTGSAVPDMTMQHCTDETTDKEMSTSFSPMAKEMCSKQDVQKTATGYVSDSVCGIAGMSITSHSEITGDFNSAYTVKSTSHSERGPTGVARDSTTTIEAKWLGACKADQKAGDIMMPGGMKMNIKDMQKLKDLIPKQLPK, from the coding sequence ATGACGCGACAGCTTCTCGCATTTGGTTCGGCACTTTGCCTGCTGGCGCTATCGCCGGCGAATGCGGCCAGCGCGGTCGAGTTGCCGGTGCGCAAGGCCGGCCTGTGGGAAATGAAGGTGCTGCACACCGGCTCGGCGGTGCCCGACATGACGATGCAGCATTGCACCGACGAGACCACCGACAAGGAGATGAGCACCTCGTTCTCGCCGATGGCCAAGGAGATGTGCTCGAAGCAGGACGTCCAGAAGACCGCGACCGGTTACGTCAGCGATTCCGTCTGCGGCATCGCCGGGATGTCGATCACCTCGCATTCCGAGATCACCGGCGACTTCAATTCGGCCTATACCGTGAAGTCGACCTCGCATTCGGAGCGTGGCCCGACCGGCGTGGCGCGCGATTCGACCACGACGATCGAGGCGAAGTGGCTGGGCGCCTGCAAGGCCGACCAGAAGGCCGGCGACATCATGATGCCCGGCGGCATGAAGATGAACATCAAGGATATGCAGAAGCTGAAGGACCTGATCCCCAAGCAACTGCCGAAGTGA
- the uvrC gene encoding excinuclease ABC subunit UvrC produces MDHDSADHPKVPRKPRRGSQADLPPEGLVSADVDPATSAAEEDDEARLPEAAEETLDPVAEGTLAVGHAAIENAVRLAPTSPGVYRMLNAGNDVLYVGKAKNVRKRLSSYARVNAPLPARILRMIAATVTVEIISTTTETEALLLEANLIKQLRPRFNVQLRDDKSFPYILITGDHWAPQILKHRGAQSRPGRYFGPFANAGAVNRTITALQRAFLIRSCTDGFFESRTRPCLLYQIRRCSGPCTGEIDFPGYTELVREAGDFLSGRSHDVKKQLAGEMEKASGELEFETAALYRDRLAALSAITSQQGINPRTVEEADVFAIHQEGGYSCVEVFFFRTGQNWGNRAYFPRAEKSFTPEEVLASFLAQFYDDKPPPKLILLSHEIEESELLADALAVKAGNKVEVSTPKRGEKKELIAHALTNAREALGRKLSDTATQGRLLQGMATTLQLPVPPKRIEVYDNSHIQGTNAVGAMIVAGPDGFIKNQYRKFNIKSEGLTPGDDYAMMREVLERRFKRLLKPPEGDAAQGKSGAKADDDSFPQWPDLVIIDGGRGQLNAVREIFEGLGLTQVSLMAVAKGPDRDAGRETLFMPGREAIKLEPRDPVLYFIQRLRDEAHRFVIGSHRKLRKKDIREAGLQEIPGIGPSRKRALLHHFGTLKEIERASIADLGKVPGVSAESARKIFEFFHAQPG; encoded by the coding sequence ATGGATCACGATTCTGCCGACCATCCGAAGGTCCCGCGCAAGCCGCGCCGGGGCTCGCAAGCCGATTTGCCGCCCGAGGGCCTTGTCTCTGCCGACGTCGATCCCGCGACGTCAGCCGCCGAGGAAGACGACGAAGCGCGCCTGCCGGAAGCCGCGGAGGAAACCTTAGATCCTGTGGCCGAAGGCACGCTGGCGGTCGGCCATGCCGCGATCGAAAACGCGGTGCGGCTGGCGCCGACCTCGCCCGGCGTCTACCGCATGCTCAATGCCGGAAACGACGTGCTGTACGTCGGCAAGGCCAAGAACGTCCGCAAGCGGCTGTCGTCCTACGCCCGCGTCAATGCACCGCTGCCGGCGCGCATCCTGCGCATGATCGCAGCGACCGTCACGGTCGAGATCATCTCCACCACGACCGAGACCGAAGCGCTGCTGCTGGAAGCCAACCTGATCAAGCAGTTGCGGCCGCGCTTCAACGTGCAACTGCGCGACGACAAGTCGTTTCCCTATATCCTGATCACTGGCGACCATTGGGCGCCGCAGATCCTCAAGCATCGCGGCGCGCAATCGCGTCCCGGCCGCTATTTCGGGCCGTTCGCCAACGCCGGCGCCGTCAACCGCACCATCACGGCGCTGCAGCGCGCGTTCCTGATCCGCTCCTGCACCGACGGCTTCTTCGAAAGCCGCACCCGGCCCTGCCTGCTCTATCAAATCCGCCGCTGCTCCGGCCCCTGTACCGGCGAGATCGATTTTCCCGGCTATACCGAACTGGTGCGCGAGGCCGGCGACTTCCTGTCGGGCCGCAGCCATGACGTCAAGAAGCAGCTCGCCGGCGAGATGGAGAAGGCCTCGGGCGAACTCGAATTCGAGACCGCCGCGCTCTACCGCGACCGCCTCGCAGCCCTTTCGGCGATCACGTCGCAGCAGGGCATCAATCCGCGCACCGTGGAAGAGGCCGACGTGTTCGCCATCCATCAGGAGGGCGGCTATTCCTGCGTCGAGGTGTTCTTCTTCCGCACCGGCCAGAACTGGGGCAACCGCGCCTATTTTCCGCGCGCGGAAAAATCATTCACCCCGGAGGAAGTGCTGGCCTCGTTCCTGGCGCAATTCTACGACGACAAGCCGCCGCCGAAACTGATCCTGCTGTCGCACGAGATCGAGGAGAGCGAATTGCTGGCCGACGCGCTCGCGGTCAAGGCCGGCAACAAGGTCGAAGTCTCGACGCCGAAGCGCGGCGAAAAGAAAGAGCTGATCGCGCATGCCTTGACCAATGCGCGTGAGGCCCTCGGCCGCAAGCTCAGCGATACCGCCACCCAAGGCCGGCTGTTGCAGGGCATGGCCACCACGCTGCAGTTGCCGGTGCCGCCGAAGCGCATCGAGGTCTACGACAACAGCCACATCCAGGGCACCAACGCGGTCGGCGCGATGATCGTGGCGGGACCGGACGGTTTTATCAAAAACCAGTACCGCAAGTTCAACATCAAGTCCGAAGGCCTGACGCCGGGCGACGACTACGCAATGATGCGCGAGGTGCTGGAACGGCGTTTCAAGCGGCTGTTGAAGCCGCCGGAGGGCGATGCCGCCCAAGGAAAATCTGGTGCCAAGGCCGACGACGATTCGTTTCCGCAATGGCCCGACCTCGTCATCATCGACGGCGGCCGCGGCCAGCTCAATGCGGTCAGGGAAATCTTCGAGGGGCTCGGGCTGACCCAGGTCTCGCTGATGGCGGTGGCCAAGGGCCCCGACCGCGATGCCGGCCGCGAGACCCTGTTCATGCCCGGCCGGGAGGCGATCAAGCTCGAGCCCCGCGACCCCGTGCTGTATTTCATCCAGCGGCTGCGCGACGAGGCCCATCGTTTCGTGATCGGATCGCACCGCAAACTGCGCAAAAAGGACATCAGGGAGGCCGGCCTGCAGGAAATCCCGGGCATCGGCCCGTCACGCAAACGTGCCTTGCTGCATCACTTTGGAACGCTGAAGGAAATCGAGCGGGCCTCGATCGCGGACCTTGGCAAGGTTCCAGGCGTTAGCGCCGAAAGCGCCCGCAAGATTTTCGAGTTTTTCCATGCCCAACCGGGTTAA
- the moaD gene encoding molybdopterin converting factor subunit 1: protein MKVKYFAWVRERIGVAEEIVEPPASVRTVDDLIGWLSARGDTYAYAFETPRVIRAAIDQAHVRPDAAIAGAREIAFFPPMTGG from the coding sequence ATGAAGGTCAAATATTTCGCCTGGGTACGCGAGCGAATCGGCGTCGCCGAGGAAATCGTCGAGCCGCCCGCCAGCGTGCGCACGGTTGATGATCTGATCGGCTGGCTGTCTGCGCGCGGCGACACTTACGCCTACGCCTTCGAGACGCCGAGGGTGATCCGCGCCGCGATCGACCAGGCCCATGTCAGGCCGGACGCGGCTATCGCCGGCGCCCGGGAGATTGCGTTCTTCCCGCCGATGACCGGCGGCTAA
- a CDS encoding EAL domain-containing protein — protein MIRISTIFIAICMVLVAASLGLVLHSMAGISGSESAIVALTALTFLILYNAVSMRLRDRSDVGSQIADLSRGTADLARQVAEFGRRLAAVEGRVVSANSAGADRIQAVVGEINELGVLVKQLAASVAGHDDLLAAGAVAPPTADKPDSEGQDELPLVEAKTLETAPAIAPSAPVGTPAPAAAKPAAAASVVAAPARGQPQLLAAVKHAIEENRLDIYLQPMVTLPQRKVRFYEAVTRLRDDKDEVLAADDFIAIAEAGGLIGRIDHMVMLRCVQVLRRLMVRNKEVGVFCNVSAATLGNPANFAQCLDFLEANRALAPSFVLEFKQATFRNLGPTETEHLAALSQRGYRFSIDHVSDLRIEPRELADRGVRFIKVPAALLLDPRQSTNSDIHPSDLSDLLGRFGIDLIAEKIEGERAVVDLLDYDVRFGQGFLFAPPRPLRPEGASATGGATPNKAESNGSNGSNAPEGPGHPAPIAGPATEPPPRTTGNAALARRVGGPG, from the coding sequence ATGATTCGCATTTCGACGATTTTCATCGCCATCTGCATGGTGCTGGTCGCAGCCTCGCTTGGCCTGGTGCTGCATTCGATGGCCGGCATCAGCGGATCGGAATCCGCGATCGTGGCGCTCACCGCGCTGACGTTCCTGATCCTCTACAACGCCGTATCGATGCGGCTGCGCGACCGCTCGGATGTCGGCAGCCAGATCGCCGACCTGTCACGCGGCACCGCCGACCTCGCCCGCCAGGTCGCCGAATTCGGCCGGCGGCTCGCCGCCGTCGAGGGCCGGGTGGTGTCGGCGAATTCGGCCGGCGCCGACCGTATCCAGGCCGTGGTCGGCGAGATCAACGAACTCGGCGTGCTGGTCAAGCAACTCGCCGCCTCGGTTGCCGGTCATGACGATCTGCTGGCCGCCGGCGCCGTTGCTCCCCCAACCGCCGACAAGCCTGATTCCGAAGGGCAAGACGAACTGCCGTTGGTGGAAGCCAAAACACTGGAGACAGCCCCGGCGATCGCCCCATCGGCCCCGGTTGGCACCCCAGCGCCGGCCGCTGCCAAACCGGCAGCGGCAGCATCGGTCGTCGCAGCGCCTGCGCGCGGCCAGCCGCAGCTCCTCGCCGCCGTCAAGCACGCCATCGAGGAAAACCGGCTCGACATCTACCTGCAGCCGATGGTGACGCTGCCGCAGCGCAAGGTGCGCTTCTACGAGGCGGTGACGCGGCTGCGCGACGACAAGGACGAGGTGCTGGCCGCCGACGATTTCATCGCCATCGCCGAAGCCGGCGGACTGATCGGGCGTATCGATCACATGGTGATGCTGCGCTGTGTGCAGGTGCTGCGCCGCCTGATGGTGCGCAACAAGGAAGTCGGCGTGTTCTGCAACGTCTCCGCGGCCACGCTCGGCAACCCGGCGAATTTCGCCCAGTGCCTCGATTTCCTCGAGGCCAACCGCGCGCTGGCGCCGTCCTTCGTGCTGGAATTCAAGCAGGCGACATTCCGCAATCTGGGGCCTACCGAGACCGAGCATCTCGCCGCTTTGTCGCAGCGCGGTTACCGGTTCTCGATCGACCATGTCAGCGATCTCCGGATCGAGCCCCGGGAACTCGCCGACCGCGGCGTCCGTTTCATCAAGGTGCCGGCCGCGCTGCTGCTCGATCCCCGGCAGAGCACGAACTCGGACATCCATCCCTCCGATCTGTCGGATCTGCTCGGCCGCTTTGGAATTGATTTGATCGCCGAAAAGATCGAGGGCGAGCGCGCCGTGGTGGACCTGCTCGATTACGACGTCCGCTTCGGACAAGGGTTCCTGTTTGCGCCACCCCGGCCGTTGCGGCCCGAGGGGGCATCTGCTACCGGCGGGGCCACCCCGAACAAGGCAGAATCCAACGGTTCCAATGGCTCCAATGCTCCCGAAGGCCCCGGCCACCCCGCTCCCATCGCCGGTCCGGCCACCGAGCCTCCGCCGCGGACGACCGGCAACGCCGCGCTGGCGCGCCGCGTCGGCGGACCGGGCTAA
- the pgsA gene encoding CDP-diacylglycerol--glycerol-3-phosphate 3-phosphatidyltransferase has protein sequence MNIATTTKGQAKQPKSLSLPNILTYARIAAIPVVVGCVYGQSIMDGPLWLRWVALAVFIAAGVTDYLDGYYARIWDQQSAFGRMLDPIADKLLVASCLLILAADNSIHGWTLWAGIVILCREILVSGLREYLAALRVSVPVTKLAKWKTTVQLVAIGFLIAGEAGEQILPATTLIGIVLLWMSAIFTIYTGWDYFRAGIHHLIKEDEE, from the coding sequence ATGAACATCGCGACCACCACCAAAGGGCAGGCCAAACAGCCAAAAAGCCTGTCCCTGCCGAATATCCTGACCTACGCCCGCATCGCCGCGATCCCGGTGGTGGTCGGCTGCGTCTATGGCCAATCCATCATGGACGGCCCGCTGTGGCTGCGCTGGGTTGCGCTGGCGGTGTTCATCGCCGCCGGGGTGACCGACTATCTGGATGGCTACTATGCGCGAATCTGGGACCAGCAGTCCGCCTTCGGCCGGATGCTGGATCCGATCGCCGACAAGCTCTTGGTGGCTTCCTGCCTGCTGATCCTGGCGGCCGACAACTCAATCCACGGCTGGACGCTGTGGGCAGGCATCGTGATCCTGTGCCGAGAGATCCTGGTCTCCGGCCTGCGCGAATATCTCGCCGCCTTGCGGGTCAGCGTACCCGTGACCAAGCTGGCGAAATGGAAGACCACGGTACAGCTGGTCGCGATCGGCTTTTTGATCGCCGGCGAAGCCGGCGAGCAGATCCTGCCCGCGACCACCCTGATCGGCATCGTGCTGCTGTGGATGTCGGCGATCTTCACGATCTACACCGGCTGGGATTATTTCCGCGCCGGCATTCATCACCTCATCAAGGAGGATGAGGAATGA
- a CDS encoding cold-shock protein, translating to MAMTGTVKFFNGERGYGFIKPDDGGRDVFVHITAVERAGLKDLTEGQRITFEVEPDKKGKGPKAVNLVISA from the coding sequence ATGGCCATGACTGGTACGGTCAAGTTCTTCAATGGAGAGCGCGGCTACGGCTTCATCAAGCCCGATGACGGCGGTCGCGATGTGTTCGTTCACATCACCGCCGTGGAGCGGGCCGGATTGAAGGATCTGACTGAGGGACAGCGCATTACGTTCGAGGTCGAACCGGACAAGAAGGGCAAAGGCCCCAAGGCGGTCAACCTGGTGATTTCAGCGTGA
- a CDS encoding molybdenum cofactor biosynthesis protein MoaE encodes MSAVTIRIQEADFDIGHEIAALTKSRTDVGAVVTFSGICRGSENGEPIAALTLEHYPGMAEAEIQRHADEAMARWPLTGLTVIHRVGRITPGENIVVVLTASQHRQAAFQAAEFLMDYLKANAPFWKREESQKGTSWIEARGHDETAAARWTKS; translated from the coding sequence ATGAGCGCCGTCACCATCCGTATCCAGGAAGCCGATTTCGACATCGGCCACGAGATCGCGGCGCTGACCAAAAGCCGGACCGATGTCGGTGCGGTCGTCACCTTCAGCGGCATCTGCCGCGGCAGCGAGAACGGCGAGCCGATCGCGGCGTTGACGCTGGAGCATTACCCCGGCATGGCCGAGGCCGAGATCCAACGGCATGCCGACGAGGCGATGGCGCGCTGGCCGCTGACGGGATTGACCGTCATTCATCGCGTCGGCCGCATCACCCCCGGCGAGAATATCGTCGTGGTGCTGACGGCGTCCCAGCACCGCCAGGCGGCATTTCAGGCGGCGGAGTTTTTGATGGATTATCTGAAAGCCAACGCGCCGTTCTGGAAACGCGAGGAAAGCCAGAAAGGCACCAGCTGGATCGAGGCACGCGGCCACGATGAAACCGCCGCGGCGCGCTGGACCAAATCGTGA
- the prmB gene encoding 50S ribosomal protein L3 N(5)-glutamine methyltransferase, with product MAKRTKPAAKRSPAAAKFPKVGPGELLTLLDFVRFAVSRFIEAKLVFAHGTTDPLAEAAFLICEALHLHPDQLETFATARVTVTEGKKILDLIERRVTTRKPAAYLVNKIYMRGLPFYVDERTIVPRSFIGELLESHFGGDGNEEGGSLISDPPSVESVLDLCTGSGCLAILAAQHFPNAEIDAVDISKDALEVAARNVGDYRLEGRLTLHRGDLFKPLRDKRYDLIISNPPYVDAEGMADLPRECRAEPKLAFDGGADGLDIVRRILDEAHAHLTPRGGLLCEIGRCRPQLEDAYPELPLLWLDTEDSEGEVFWIAAADL from the coding sequence ATGGCGAAGCGCACAAAGCCGGCGGCCAAACGTAGCCCAGCCGCAGCGAAATTTCCCAAAGTCGGCCCGGGCGAATTGCTGACACTGCTCGATTTCGTCCGCTTTGCCGTCAGCCGCTTCATCGAGGCCAAACTGGTATTCGCGCACGGCACCACCGATCCGCTCGCCGAGGCCGCCTTCCTGATCTGCGAGGCGCTGCATCTTCACCCCGACCAGCTCGAGACGTTCGCGACCGCGCGCGTTACCGTGACCGAAGGCAAAAAGATCCTCGACCTGATCGAGCGCCGCGTCACCACCCGAAAGCCTGCCGCCTATCTCGTCAACAAGATCTACATGCGCGGCCTGCCGTTCTATGTCGACGAACGCACCATCGTGCCGCGTTCCTTCATCGGCGAGTTGCTGGAGTCCCATTTCGGCGGTGACGGCAACGAGGAAGGCGGCTCGCTGATTTCGGATCCCCCTTCGGTCGAAAGCGTGCTCGACCTCTGCACCGGCTCCGGCTGCCTGGCCATTCTGGCGGCGCAGCATTTTCCCAACGCCGAAATCGACGCGGTGGATATTTCAAAGGATGCGCTCGAGGTTGCCGCGCGCAATGTCGGGGATTACCGGCTCGAAGGCCGCCTCACGCTTCACCGCGGCGACCTGTTCAAGCCGCTTCGCGACAAGCGCTACGACCTCATCATCTCCAATCCGCCCTATGTCGACGCCGAAGGCATGGCCGACCTGCCGCGCGAATGCCGCGCCGAGCCGAAACTCGCCTTTGACGGCGGCGCCGACGGGCTCGACATCGTCAGGCGCATCCTCGACGAGGCGCACGCGCATCTGACGCCGCGGGGCGGGCTGCTGTGCGAGATCGGCCGCTGCCGCCCGCAACTGGAAGACGCCTACCCGGAACTGCCGCTGCTTTGGCTCGATACCGAGGATTCCGAGGGCGAGGTGTTCTGGATCGCCGCGGCCGATCTCTAG
- a CDS encoding DUF3617 family protein — MIKNTFSSCLATVALLSAFDVHADEISIRKAGLWEMKERLGDPPVPETMTHQCIGEALPSTKEVCSRNDIRKTATGYIVDSVCSSGDLSTTRHSEIVGDTNSQYIATSTTRRQRGSSGVPIELTMTTEAKWLGDCKPDQKPGDIIMMPSGLKMNINDAREHDGKLILRLK; from the coding sequence ATGATAAAAAACACCTTCTCTTCCTGTCTGGCGACCGTCGCGCTGCTGTCGGCCTTCGACGTTCATGCAGACGAGATTTCGATTCGCAAGGCGGGGTTGTGGGAGATGAAGGAACGGCTAGGCGATCCGCCGGTGCCGGAGACCATGACGCACCAATGCATCGGCGAAGCCTTGCCCTCGACCAAGGAAGTCTGCTCCAGAAACGATATCAGGAAGACCGCGACCGGCTACATCGTCGATAGCGTGTGCAGTTCCGGCGATCTGTCGACCACACGGCATTCCGAAATTGTCGGCGATACGAACTCCCAATACATCGCAACGTCCACGACGCGTCGCCAACGCGGTTCGTCCGGTGTGCCGATTGAGCTGACCATGACGACGGAAGCGAAATGGCTGGGTGACTGCAAACCCGATCAGAAGCCTGGCGATATCATCATGATGCCCAGCGGGTTGAAGATGAACATCAATGACGCCCGCGAACACGATGGAAAATTGATTCTGCGGCTGAAATAA
- a CDS encoding 23S rRNA (adenine(2030)-N(6))-methyltransferase RlmJ, translating into MNYRHAFHAGGFADVIKHIVLVRMLTYLQEKPAAFRVIDTHAGAGRYDLTGDEAKRSGEWLTGIARVMAARFSEAAQPLIGPYLDIIRAFNPPGELKAYPGSPLIARALLRPQDRLTACEIEKSAHRQLIDALRRDTQARIVDLDGWTALPAFVPPNERRGLVLIDPSFEQKDEFETLADGFTEAYAKWPTGSYLIWYPVKSRRMTDELARHVAAVTAESRPAGKCLRLEFSAAPQQAGGPLTSTGLLMVNPPWTLAGELKTILPELEKPLGQGGAARFRLETPKP; encoded by the coding sequence ATGAACTACCGACACGCCTTTCACGCCGGCGGCTTTGCCGACGTCATCAAGCACATCGTGCTGGTGCGCATGCTGACCTATCTGCAGGAGAAGCCGGCCGCCTTTCGCGTCATCGACACCCATGCCGGCGCCGGGCGCTATGATCTCACCGGGGACGAAGCCAAGCGCAGCGGCGAATGGCTGACCGGAATTGCGCGGGTGATGGCGGCACGGTTCTCGGAAGCGGCCCAGCCGCTGATCGGGCCGTATCTCGATATCATCCGGGCGTTCAACCCGCCGGGCGAACTGAAGGCCTATCCGGGATCGCCGTTGATTGCGCGTGCGCTGCTGCGGCCGCAGGATCGGCTGACGGCGTGCGAAATCGAAAAGAGTGCCCACCGGCAATTGATCGACGCGCTGCGCCGCGACACCCAGGCGCGGATCGTCGACCTCGACGGCTGGACCGCACTGCCGGCCTTCGTGCCGCCGAACGAGCGGCGCGGCTTGGTGCTGATCGACCCGTCGTTCGAACAGAAGGACGAGTTCGAAACCCTGGCCGACGGTTTTACCGAGGCCTACGCGAAATGGCCGACCGGCAGCTATCTGATCTGGTACCCGGTCAAGAGCCGGCGCATGACCGACGAACTCGCGCGCCATGTCGCCGCCGTGACGGCCGAAAGCAGGCCGGCGGGAAAATGCTTGCGGCTCGAGTTCAGCGCAGCCCCGCAGCAGGCCGGCGGCCCCCTCACCTCGACCGGTCTTCTGATGGTCAATCCGCCGTGGACGCTGGCGGGTGAACTGAAAACCATTCTACCCGAGCTGGAAAAGCCGCTCGGCCAGGGCGGCGCCGCCCGTTTCAGGCTCGAAACGCCAAAGCCTTGA
- a CDS encoding outer membrane protein, translated as MNKSVLRALVLIAAGWTMSAQAADLNYGRAPYTVNQPLNAYSWAGPYLGGNLGYAWGSVDNNPTKPSGFAGGVQAGYNWQNGPWVFGVEGDIQASGAEQTFAPWKFSNPWFGTLRGRAGYALNNVLFYGTGGLAFGELRATTFGLSESNTNAGWTLGVGAEMGFAPNWSAKVEYLYVDLNNSNFVVTGASNGYRFGLIRAGVNYHF; from the coding sequence ATGAACAAGTCTGTTTTGCGGGCGCTGGTGTTGATCGCAGCCGGCTGGACCATGTCGGCGCAGGCGGCCGATCTCAACTACGGACGCGCGCCCTATACCGTCAATCAGCCGCTCAATGCCTATAGCTGGGCCGGTCCCTATCTCGGCGGCAACCTCGGCTATGCCTGGGGCTCGGTCGACAACAATCCGACCAAGCCGTCGGGTTTTGCGGGCGGCGTTCAGGCCGGCTACAACTGGCAGAACGGTCCCTGGGTGTTCGGCGTCGAAGGCGACATCCAGGCGAGCGGCGCCGAGCAGACCTTTGCGCCGTGGAAATTCTCCAATCCCTGGTTCGGCACGCTGCGCGGCCGGGCCGGCTATGCCCTCAACAACGTGTTGTTCTACGGTACCGGCGGTCTGGCGTTCGGCGAACTGCGCGCTACCACCTTCGGGCTGTCGGAATCCAATACCAATGCGGGCTGGACGCTCGGCGTCGGCGCAGAAATGGGCTTTGCGCCGAACTGGAGCGCCAAGGTCGAATATCTTTATGTCGATCTGAACAACAGCAATTTCGTCGTTACAGGTGCGTCAAACGGCTACCGGTTCGGATTGATACGAGCCGGCGTGAACTATCACTTCTGA